The Pseudomonadota bacterium genome has a window encoding:
- a CDS encoding ATP-binding cassette domain-containing protein, with the protein MTRGLVLETVCGGYGDTRVVHGMSGGVAPGEVLGVLGRNGAGKTTLARLASGALPLQAGSVRLDGRDLGRDPAHVRRRAGLGHMPQTGFVFDSLSVGDNLAIATTRGAPDAVLDCFPVLRERGAQPAGTLSGGERKLLGFARTILEDTAVVVLDEPSEGVQPENIERMAACLRARAAEGAAVLLLEQNVAFLHAVADRYLVVETGRVADEGAVADESLDSLRARVTL; encoded by the coding sequence GTGACGCGCGGTCTGGTGTTGGAGACGGTCTGTGGCGGCTATGGCGACACGCGGGTGGTACACGGGATGTCCGGTGGCGTCGCGCCCGGCGAGGTGCTCGGCGTGCTTGGCCGCAACGGCGCTGGCAAGACCACGCTGGCGCGTCTGGCGTCGGGTGCGCTGCCACTGCAGGCGGGCTCGGTGCGGCTCGACGGGCGCGATCTCGGCCGCGACCCCGCCCATGTGCGGCGGCGGGCGGGTCTCGGCCACATGCCGCAAACCGGCTTCGTGTTCGACAGCCTCAGTGTCGGCGACAACCTGGCGATCGCGACGACACGGGGTGCGCCAGACGCTGTGCTGGACTGTTTCCCGGTGCTGCGTGAACGCGGGGCGCAACCGGCGGGCACGCTGTCGGGGGGTGAGCGCAAACTGCTCGGCTTTGCGCGGACAATACTCGAAGACACCGCGGTGGTGGTGCTCGACGAACCCTCGGAGGGGGTGCAGCCTGAGAACATCGAGCGCATGGCCGCGTGCCTTCGGGCGCGTGCTGCCGAGGGTGCAGCCGTGCTGTTGCTCGAGCAGAACGTGGCCTTCCTGCACGCCGTCGCCGACCGCTATCTCGTCGTCGAAACCGGTCGGGTGGCTGATGAGGGCGCGGTCGCGGATGAAAGCCTCGACAGCCTGCGTGCGCGGGTCACGCTTTAG
- a CDS encoding ATP-binding cassette domain-containing protein: MVSVLLAVGALAAALLAVPELFGDFTAYQVGLFLIYGIAAQGIGFVWGRAGVLPLGQALFFGVGAYVAAGLLRAEAPVPVQVGVLLATVAALALAAYALAALVFRGRSDSGPYFSLMTLALVLAVEQWAGTATALTGGFNGLAGFDAVGGLDPFSELYYLIAGVSVFVTALFLWLERLPLAVLVRAVADNEPRLQLLGVATHRVKGLAFGVSAAVAMIAGMLFASHQGIVTPTATGFALSAEFVIFAAIGGRFHVLGPVLGAVVVGVATTELRDRIAVTEMAMAVLFILVVIRAPGGLAEGVAWLSRRWAWVSSSVPDVPDPVQPPPRRGDPCPAALQLASVDVEVGSVRILDGAAFETPASGVVCLIGPNGAGKTSVLNTVTGLLSLAQGTIHLGAERVDSQPPYAALAHGIGRKLQVPSVFDSLSVRANCALGAMVGRVRWHDWLRTTPLRWQSPAQAAVLRHPDVPLSGVLDTPAGALPQGHRQFLELAVALAAEPRVVLLDEPCAGLSPAETAVMTQLIRDDQRARNALVVVVEHDMSLVEAIADSVVVLHQGRTLAEGSYDTVRRLPAVQAVYAGARK, from the coding sequence ATGGTCTCTGTGCTCCTGGCCGTCGGCGCGCTCGCCGCCGCGCTGCTCGCCGTTCCTGAACTCTTCGGCGATTTCACCGCGTACCAGGTTGGCTTGTTCCTGATCTACGGGATCGCCGCGCAGGGGATCGGCTTTGTCTGGGGGCGGGCAGGTGTGCTACCGCTCGGGCAGGCGCTTTTCTTCGGTGTGGGCGCCTACGTGGCCGCGGGACTGTTGCGCGCCGAGGCACCGGTGCCGGTGCAGGTGGGCGTGCTGCTCGCCACGGTTGCAGCCCTGGCACTCGCGGCGTACGCGCTTGCGGCGCTGGTGTTCCGGGGCCGCAGTGACAGTGGCCCGTATTTTTCCCTGATGACTCTCGCCCTGGTGCTGGCGGTCGAGCAGTGGGCCGGCACCGCGACTGCCCTGACCGGTGGCTTCAACGGCCTCGCCGGCTTTGACGCAGTCGGTGGGCTCGACCCCTTCTCGGAGTTGTATTATCTGATTGCGGGGGTGAGTGTGTTTGTGACCGCGCTGTTCCTGTGGCTCGAGCGCCTGCCGCTCGCGGTGCTGGTGCGGGCGGTGGCCGACAACGAACCGCGTCTGCAGCTGCTCGGTGTGGCGACCCACCGCGTCAAAGGCTTGGCCTTCGGCGTGTCAGCCGCCGTCGCCATGATCGCCGGCATGCTGTTCGCCTCGCACCAAGGCATCGTCACGCCGACGGCGACGGGCTTTGCGCTCTCGGCCGAGTTCGTGATCTTCGCGGCGATCGGCGGCCGCTTCCACGTGCTCGGGCCGGTGCTCGGTGCGGTGGTGGTGGGTGTGGCCACCACCGAATTGCGCGACCGCATTGCGGTGACCGAGATGGCGATGGCGGTGCTGTTCATCCTGGTGGTGATTCGCGCTCCGGGCGGGTTGGCCGAGGGCGTCGCGTGGCTCTCCAGGCGGTGGGCTTGGGTCTCGTCGTCGGTGCCCGATGTGCCTGACCCCGTGCAACCCCCACCGCGGCGCGGTGACCCTTGCCCGGCCGCGTTGCAGCTCGCGTCGGTGGACGTTGAGGTCGGGTCGGTGCGCATCCTCGACGGCGCGGCATTCGAGACGCCGGCATCCGGTGTGGTCTGTCTGATCGGGCCCAACGGGGCCGGCAAGACCAGCGTGTTGAACACCGTCACCGGCCTGCTGTCGCTGGCGCAGGGGACCATCCACCTCGGCGCTGAGCGGGTCGACAGCCAGCCACCGTACGCTGCCCTGGCGCACGGGATCGGCCGAAAGCTGCAAGTCCCGTCGGTGTTCGACAGCCTGTCCGTGCGGGCGAACTGCGCGCTCGGTGCCATGGTGGGCCGGGTGCGTTGGCACGACTGGCTGCGGACCACGCCGTTGCGCTGGCAATCGCCGGCGCAGGCTGCGGTGCTGCGTCACCCGGACGTGCCGCTGTCCGGGGTGCTGGACACCCCGGCCGGTGCGTTGCCGCAAGGGCACCGGCAGTTTCTCGAGCTCGCCGTTGCGCTCGCGGCGGAGCCGCGTGTGGTACTGCTCGACGAGCCCTGCGCCGGCCTGTCGCCGGCCGAGACCGCCGTGATGACCCAGCTTATCCGCGACGACCAGCGCGCACGCAATGCTTTGGTTGTGGTGGTCGAGCACGACATGAGCCTGGTCGAGGCGATCGCCGACTCCGTCGTGGTGCTGCACCAAGGCCGCACGCTCGCCGAAGGCAGCTACGACACGGTTCGGCGCTTGCCCGCGGTGCAGGCGGTGTACGCGGGGGCACGCAAGTGA
- a CDS encoding branched-chain amino acid ABC transporter permease: protein MSAVLVLNVLWQVGVLAAVALGLAVVFGQLRIMNMAHGEFVMIGAYAPVITAAAGLPAWCQLPVCLASVAVVALVLERTVVRHFYGRLFDSLLATWGVSIVLREGVALVFGRGYQSVPLPIGGTVSVFGADYPAYRLAALAAVGFFFVGFAVWMVRSPVAMHLRAMVENPDLARGIGLDTDRLACNAFVFGCCTAGLAGLMLAPTVPVEPLMGLDYLIRAFFALVIGGLGSLEGLAVGATVIAGTQSVVGGVFDQTAGYFVVLGLSVYFLWWRPDGLCAPGRRRARRRAARRS from the coding sequence GTGTCCGCCGTCCTCGTGCTCAATGTGCTCTGGCAGGTGGGGGTGCTCGCCGCGGTGGCGCTCGGCCTCGCGGTGGTCTTCGGTCAGTTGCGCATCATGAACATGGCGCACGGTGAGTTCGTGATGATCGGCGCCTACGCGCCGGTGATCACCGCCGCGGCCGGGCTGCCGGCCTGGTGTCAGCTGCCGGTCTGCCTCGCCTCGGTGGCGGTGGTGGCGCTGGTGCTCGAGCGCACGGTGGTGCGGCATTTTTACGGCCGGCTGTTCGACAGCCTGCTCGCCACCTGGGGCGTGTCAATCGTGTTGCGCGAAGGGGTGGCGCTGGTGTTCGGGCGTGGCTACCAATCGGTGCCGCTGCCGATCGGCGGCACGGTGTCGGTGTTCGGCGCCGACTATCCCGCGTACCGTTTGGCGGCGTTGGCCGCGGTTGGCTTTTTCTTCGTCGGCTTCGCCGTGTGGATGGTGCGCTCGCCGGTGGCGATGCACCTTCGCGCAATGGTGGAAAATCCCGACCTCGCGCGTGGGATCGGGCTCGACACCGACCGACTGGCGTGCAACGCCTTCGTGTTCGGCTGCTGCACGGCCGGCCTGGCCGGGCTGATGCTGGCACCGACGGTGCCGGTCGAACCCCTGATGGGGCTGGATTACCTGATCCGGGCGTTTTTCGCCCTCGTGATCGGCGGGCTCGGTTCGCTCGAGGGGCTGGCCGTCGGGGCAACCGTGATTGCCGGCACGCAGTCGGTGGTCGGCGGGGTGTTCGACCAGACCGCGGGCTACTTTGTCGTGCTCGGTCTCTCTGTCTATTTTCTCTGGTGGCGACCCGATGGTCTCTGTGCTCCTGGCCGTCGGCGCGCTCGCCGCCGCGCTGCTCGCCGTTCCTGA
- a CDS encoding substrate-binding domain-containing protein, translated as MRLNKPTLLAALVCSALTLSAQAAVKVGVLVPDSGPAGLFGPSTRNAATLAAEQINAAGGINGEPVELVFADVGVPPAEAAQAALRLWKGQGVEAFVGMHDSAVREALVGRFRGQVPYVYTPVYEGGACAPGLYVTGETPSQQLEPVIPHLMATESVSRWYLIGHDYNWPRDTNARAKQYIADAGGEVVGEEYVPFSVSAFDASLERIRQSSADGVLITLVGGGSVGFNVAFAGFGLDKQAIRLGTLIEENTLAGIGPPNANRLFSTAGYFAAVESDAAVAFSRAYHDAFGEGAAALNGLGQSAYEGLMLLSALATSAGSFEVAAMDAAAEGLSWSTPRGDNTLVGRHMAQTIYLADGTGGAFDIVSAFEGIASRDACDR; from the coding sequence TACGCTGCTCGCAGCCCTTGTCTGCAGCGCCCTGACACTGAGCGCCCAGGCGGCGGTGAAAGTGGGCGTGCTGGTGCCCGATTCTGGCCCGGCCGGGTTGTTTGGACCCTCCACGCGCAACGCGGCCACGCTTGCCGCGGAACAAATCAACGCGGCCGGCGGCATCAACGGCGAACCGGTGGAGCTGGTCTTTGCCGATGTCGGCGTGCCGCCCGCCGAGGCGGCCCAGGCCGCGCTTCGGCTCTGGAAGGGTCAGGGTGTGGAGGCCTTTGTCGGCATGCACGATTCGGCCGTACGTGAGGCGCTGGTCGGGCGATTCCGCGGCCAGGTGCCCTACGTCTACACGCCGGTCTACGAGGGCGGTGCGTGTGCACCGGGCTTGTATGTGACCGGGGAGACGCCGAGCCAGCAGCTCGAACCGGTGATACCGCACCTCATGGCAACCGAATCCGTGTCGCGGTGGTACCTGATTGGGCACGACTACAATTGGCCGCGCGACACCAACGCGCGGGCGAAGCAGTACATCGCCGACGCCGGTGGCGAGGTGGTCGGCGAGGAGTACGTGCCCTTCTCCGTCTCGGCCTTCGACGCCTCGTTGGAGCGCATCCGCCAGAGTAGCGCCGACGGGGTGCTGATCACGCTCGTGGGCGGCGGCTCGGTCGGGTTCAATGTGGCTTTTGCGGGCTTCGGCCTCGACAAGCAGGCGATCCGGCTCGGCACCCTGATCGAAGAGAACACGCTGGCAGGCATCGGGCCGCCGAACGCGAACCGGCTCTTTTCCACGGCCGGGTACTTTGCGGCGGTGGAGTCTGACGCGGCGGTGGCGTTCTCGCGCGCTTACCACGATGCCTTCGGCGAGGGTGCGGCTGCGCTCAACGGCCTCGGGCAATCGGCCTACGAGGGCCTGATGCTGTTGTCGGCACTCGCAACGTCGGCGGGCAGCTTCGAGGTGGCCGCGATGGACGCCGCGGCCGAGGGGCTGAGCTGGTCGACGCCGCGCGGGGACAACACCCTGGTCGGTCGCCACATGGCGCAGACCATCTATCTGGCCGATGGCACCGGCGGGGCATTCGATATCGTCTCGGCGTTTGAGGGCATTGCCTCGCGCGACGCCTGCGACCGCTGA